Proteins encoded within one genomic window of Cucumis sativus cultivar 9930 chromosome 3, Cucumber_9930_V3, whole genome shotgun sequence:
- the LOC101211683 gene encoding uncharacterized protein LOC101211683 isoform X2 produces the protein MVVVQATKLSLPNPSLSSPQISSLLFEPHSLSLALMHSDSSFSLYPSFSPLSLSSLPSPQVVVPSPCSSAAFVALQNSNSNSDTKVLFVVSGPHKGGSQILLRFYVLEGSKLFRRAPVVCTQKDLRSDDKLGVWVNFRHGISVRLAGSVNFFAMYSVSSMKIWVFAVKMVGDGDDGIGLKLMRCAVIDCCKPIWSLNISFGFLLLGEDNGIRVVNLRPFVRGRGRKVRNLNANTSSNAKREVQKSFLPHVDVCGTSGGNDLNGGSLVVSSNGFNLQASRSEDAGSLSCNGCLDGKLDKISSSVRPRCIKLRQDSSEGLYFVALKGRGNEGLKSAKMMSLKAISIQALSPKKILILDSVGDLHLLHIANTANGFDFSCNIRPLPHLMKAQMLTSFPDTIIRNQTVWLSDGNHSVHIMVIPDVDSVVPENMGNESEEVLMKRISVMQAIFAGEKIQDITSLAANAVLILGQGSLYAYTIS, from the exons ATGGTTGTTGTTCAGGCTACCAAGCTCAGCCTTCCCAacccttctctctcttccccACAAATTTCTTCCCTTCTCTTTGAACCtcattctctttctcttgCTCTAATGCACTCAGATTCTTCTTTCTCCCTCTACCCTTCTTTTTCCCCTCTCTCACTTTCCTCTCTTCCTTCCCCTCAAGTGGTTGTGCCTTCTCCGTGTTCTTCTGCGGCTTTTGTTGCCCTTCAGAATTCTAATTCCAACTCCGATACTAAGGTTCTGTTTGTGGTCTCTGGCCCCCACAAGGGTGGCTCTCAGATTCTCCTTCGGTTTTATGTTTTGGAGGGTTCTAAATTGTTCAGGAGAGCTCCAGTTGTTTGCACGCAGAAGGATCTTCGATCTGATGATAAATTGGGTGTTTGGGTCAATTTTAGACATGGGATTTCGGTTCGTTTAGCTGGGTCAGTCAATTTCTTCGCCATGTACTCTGTTTCGAGCATGAAGATTTGGGTTTTTGCGGTGAAGATGGTGGGAGACGGCGATGATGGGATAGGTTTGAAATTGATGAGATGTGCTGTGATTGATTGCTGCAAACCCATTTGGTCGCTTAACATTTCGTTTGGGTTTTTGCTTTTGGGGGAAGATAATGGGATTAGGGTTGTTAATTTGAGACCCTTTGTGAGAGGGCGTGGTCGAAAAGTTAGGAATCTGAATGCAAATACCTCTTCTAATGCCAAGCGTGAAGTTCAGAAGTCATTTTTGCCTCATGTAGATGTTTGTGGAACTTCTGGTGGCAATGACTTGAACGGTGGTTCTTTAGTTGTTAGCAGCAATGGATTCAATTTACAAGCCAGTAGAAGTGAAGATGCTGGAAGTTTATCTTGCAATGGATGCTTGGACGGGAAGTTGGACAAAATTTCTAGTTCTG TTAGACCAAGATGCATAAAACTGAGGCAAGATTCGAGCGAAGGACTATATTTTGTGGCACTGAAGGGCAGAGGAAATGAAGGCCTGAAATCTGCAAAAATGATGTCATTAAAGGCAATATCAATTCAAGCACTGTCTCCCAAGAAAATATTGATCCTGGACTCTGTTGGTGATTTACATCTGTTGCACATTGCTAACACTGCTAAtggatttgatttttcttgcAACATTCGGCCATTACCTCATCTAATGAAAGCTCAAATGCTGACCAGTTTTCCTGATACAATCATAA GGAACCAAACTGTCTGGCTATCGGATGGGAATCATTCTGTGCATATAATGGTGATACCTGATGTTGATTCCGTTGTCCCTGAAAATATGGGAAATGAGAGCGAGGAAGTCCTGATGAAAAGAATATCAG TTATGCAAGCTATATTTGCCGGTGAAAAGATTCAAGACATAACATCCTTGGCTGCAAATGCTGTTTTAATTCTTGGACAAG GAAGCTTATATGCGTATACAATTTCCTGA
- the LOC101211683 gene encoding uncharacterized protein LOC101211683 isoform X1 — protein MVVVQATKLSLPNPSLSSPQISSLLFEPHSLSLALMHSDSSFSLYPSFSPLSLSSLPSPQVVVPSPCSSAAFVALQNSNSNSDTKVLFVVSGPHKGGSQILLRFYVLEGSKLFRRAPVVCTQKDLRSDDKLGVWVNFRHGISVRLAGSVNFFAMYSVSSMKIWVFAVKMVGDGDDGIGLKLMRCAVIDCCKPIWSLNISFGFLLLGEDNGIRVVNLRPFVRGRGRKVRNLNANTSSNAKREVQKSFLPHVDVCGTSGGNDLNGGSLVVSSNGFNLQASRSEDAGSLSCNGCLDGKLDKISSSVRPRCIKLRQDSSEGLYFVALKGRGNEGLKSAKMMSLKAISIQALSPKKILILDSVGDLHLLHIANTANGFDFSCNIRPLPHLMKAQMLTSFPDTIIRNQTVWLSDGNHSVHIMVIPDVDSVVPENMGNESEEVLMKRISVMQAIFAGEKIQDITSLAANAVLILGQDFGPTSVFLGFLFMWVASKASMMMLLF, from the exons ATGGTTGTTGTTCAGGCTACCAAGCTCAGCCTTCCCAacccttctctctcttccccACAAATTTCTTCCCTTCTCTTTGAACCtcattctctttctcttgCTCTAATGCACTCAGATTCTTCTTTCTCCCTCTACCCTTCTTTTTCCCCTCTCTCACTTTCCTCTCTTCCTTCCCCTCAAGTGGTTGTGCCTTCTCCGTGTTCTTCTGCGGCTTTTGTTGCCCTTCAGAATTCTAATTCCAACTCCGATACTAAGGTTCTGTTTGTGGTCTCTGGCCCCCACAAGGGTGGCTCTCAGATTCTCCTTCGGTTTTATGTTTTGGAGGGTTCTAAATTGTTCAGGAGAGCTCCAGTTGTTTGCACGCAGAAGGATCTTCGATCTGATGATAAATTGGGTGTTTGGGTCAATTTTAGACATGGGATTTCGGTTCGTTTAGCTGGGTCAGTCAATTTCTTCGCCATGTACTCTGTTTCGAGCATGAAGATTTGGGTTTTTGCGGTGAAGATGGTGGGAGACGGCGATGATGGGATAGGTTTGAAATTGATGAGATGTGCTGTGATTGATTGCTGCAAACCCATTTGGTCGCTTAACATTTCGTTTGGGTTTTTGCTTTTGGGGGAAGATAATGGGATTAGGGTTGTTAATTTGAGACCCTTTGTGAGAGGGCGTGGTCGAAAAGTTAGGAATCTGAATGCAAATACCTCTTCTAATGCCAAGCGTGAAGTTCAGAAGTCATTTTTGCCTCATGTAGATGTTTGTGGAACTTCTGGTGGCAATGACTTGAACGGTGGTTCTTTAGTTGTTAGCAGCAATGGATTCAATTTACAAGCCAGTAGAAGTGAAGATGCTGGAAGTTTATCTTGCAATGGATGCTTGGACGGGAAGTTGGACAAAATTTCTAGTTCTG TTAGACCAAGATGCATAAAACTGAGGCAAGATTCGAGCGAAGGACTATATTTTGTGGCACTGAAGGGCAGAGGAAATGAAGGCCTGAAATCTGCAAAAATGATGTCATTAAAGGCAATATCAATTCAAGCACTGTCTCCCAAGAAAATATTGATCCTGGACTCTGTTGGTGATTTACATCTGTTGCACATTGCTAACACTGCTAAtggatttgatttttcttgcAACATTCGGCCATTACCTCATCTAATGAAAGCTCAAATGCTGACCAGTTTTCCTGATACAATCATAA GGAACCAAACTGTCTGGCTATCGGATGGGAATCATTCTGTGCATATAATGGTGATACCTGATGTTGATTCCGTTGTCCCTGAAAATATGGGAAATGAGAGCGAGGAAGTCCTGATGAAAAGAATATCAG TTATGCAAGCTATATTTGCCGGTGAAAAGATTCAAGACATAACATCCTTGGCTGCAAATGCTGTTTTAATTCTTGGACAAG ATTTTGGTCCAACTTCAGTCTTTCTGGGTTTTCTCTTCATGTGGGTGGCAAGTAAAGCCTCTATGATGATGCTGTTATTTTGA
- the LOC101211683 gene encoding uncharacterized protein LOC101211683 isoform X3 encodes MVVVQATKLSLPNPSLSSPQISSLLFEPHSLSLALMHSDSSFSLYPSFSPLSLSSLPSPQVVVPSPCSSAAFVALQNSNSNSDTKVLFVVSGPHKGGSQILLRFYVLEGSKLFRRAPVVCTQKDLRSDDKLGVWVNFRHGISVRLAGSVNFFAMYSVSSMKIWVFAVKMVGDGDDGIGLKLMRCAVIDCCKPIWSLNISFGFLLLGEDNGIRVVNLRPFVRGRGRKVRNLNANTSSNAKREVQKSFLPHVDVCGTSGGNDLNGGSLVVSSNGFNLQASRSEDAGSLSCNGCLDGKLDKISSSVRPRCIKLRQDSSEGLYFVALKGRGNEGLKSAKMMSLKAISIQALSPKKILILDSVGDLHLLHIANTANGFDFSCNIRPLPHLMKAQMLTSFPDTIIIVLYGLTLFSRDSLYGVVAVLASI; translated from the exons ATGGTTGTTGTTCAGGCTACCAAGCTCAGCCTTCCCAacccttctctctcttccccACAAATTTCTTCCCTTCTCTTTGAACCtcattctctttctcttgCTCTAATGCACTCAGATTCTTCTTTCTCCCTCTACCCTTCTTTTTCCCCTCTCTCACTTTCCTCTCTTCCTTCCCCTCAAGTGGTTGTGCCTTCTCCGTGTTCTTCTGCGGCTTTTGTTGCCCTTCAGAATTCTAATTCCAACTCCGATACTAAGGTTCTGTTTGTGGTCTCTGGCCCCCACAAGGGTGGCTCTCAGATTCTCCTTCGGTTTTATGTTTTGGAGGGTTCTAAATTGTTCAGGAGAGCTCCAGTTGTTTGCACGCAGAAGGATCTTCGATCTGATGATAAATTGGGTGTTTGGGTCAATTTTAGACATGGGATTTCGGTTCGTTTAGCTGGGTCAGTCAATTTCTTCGCCATGTACTCTGTTTCGAGCATGAAGATTTGGGTTTTTGCGGTGAAGATGGTGGGAGACGGCGATGATGGGATAGGTTTGAAATTGATGAGATGTGCTGTGATTGATTGCTGCAAACCCATTTGGTCGCTTAACATTTCGTTTGGGTTTTTGCTTTTGGGGGAAGATAATGGGATTAGGGTTGTTAATTTGAGACCCTTTGTGAGAGGGCGTGGTCGAAAAGTTAGGAATCTGAATGCAAATACCTCTTCTAATGCCAAGCGTGAAGTTCAGAAGTCATTTTTGCCTCATGTAGATGTTTGTGGAACTTCTGGTGGCAATGACTTGAACGGTGGTTCTTTAGTTGTTAGCAGCAATGGATTCAATTTACAAGCCAGTAGAAGTGAAGATGCTGGAAGTTTATCTTGCAATGGATGCTTGGACGGGAAGTTGGACAAAATTTCTAGTTCTG TTAGACCAAGATGCATAAAACTGAGGCAAGATTCGAGCGAAGGACTATATTTTGTGGCACTGAAGGGCAGAGGAAATGAAGGCCTGAAATCTGCAAAAATGATGTCATTAAAGGCAATATCAATTCAAGCACTGTCTCCCAAGAAAATATTGATCCTGGACTCTGTTGGTGATTTACATCTGTTGCACATTGCTAACACTGCTAAtggatttgatttttcttgcAACATTCGGCCATTACCTCATCTAATGAAAGCTCAAATGCTGACCAGTTTTCCTGATACAATCATAA TTGTCTTATATGGCCTGACGCTGTTCTCTCGGGACTCTTTGTATGGGGTGGTGGCAGTTTTGGCCAGTATTTAG
- the LOC101211683 gene encoding uncharacterized protein LOC101211683 isoform X4 translates to MVVVQATKLSLPNPSLSSPQISSLLFEPHSLSLALMHSDSSFSLYPSFSPLSLSSLPSPQVVVPSPCSSAAFVALQNSNSNSDTKVLFVVSGPHKGGSQILLRFYVLEGSKLFRRAPVVCTQKDLRSDDKLGVWVNFRHGISVRLAGSVNFFAMYSVSSMKIWVFAVKMVGDGDDGIGLKLMRCAVIDCCKPIWSLNISFGFLLLGEDNGIRVVNLRPFVRGRGRKVRNLNANTSSNAKREVQKSFLPHVDVCGTSGGNDLNGGSLVVSSNGFNLQASRSEDAGSLSCNGCLDGKLDKISSSVRPRCIKLRQDSSEGLYFVALKGRGNEGLKSAKMMSLKAISIQALSPKKILILDSVGDLHLLHIANTANGFDFSCNIRPLPHLMKAQMLTSFPDTIINKIQLSMEENGDIIRRE, encoded by the exons ATGGTTGTTGTTCAGGCTACCAAGCTCAGCCTTCCCAacccttctctctcttccccACAAATTTCTTCCCTTCTCTTTGAACCtcattctctttctcttgCTCTAATGCACTCAGATTCTTCTTTCTCCCTCTACCCTTCTTTTTCCCCTCTCTCACTTTCCTCTCTTCCTTCCCCTCAAGTGGTTGTGCCTTCTCCGTGTTCTTCTGCGGCTTTTGTTGCCCTTCAGAATTCTAATTCCAACTCCGATACTAAGGTTCTGTTTGTGGTCTCTGGCCCCCACAAGGGTGGCTCTCAGATTCTCCTTCGGTTTTATGTTTTGGAGGGTTCTAAATTGTTCAGGAGAGCTCCAGTTGTTTGCACGCAGAAGGATCTTCGATCTGATGATAAATTGGGTGTTTGGGTCAATTTTAGACATGGGATTTCGGTTCGTTTAGCTGGGTCAGTCAATTTCTTCGCCATGTACTCTGTTTCGAGCATGAAGATTTGGGTTTTTGCGGTGAAGATGGTGGGAGACGGCGATGATGGGATAGGTTTGAAATTGATGAGATGTGCTGTGATTGATTGCTGCAAACCCATTTGGTCGCTTAACATTTCGTTTGGGTTTTTGCTTTTGGGGGAAGATAATGGGATTAGGGTTGTTAATTTGAGACCCTTTGTGAGAGGGCGTGGTCGAAAAGTTAGGAATCTGAATGCAAATACCTCTTCTAATGCCAAGCGTGAAGTTCAGAAGTCATTTTTGCCTCATGTAGATGTTTGTGGAACTTCTGGTGGCAATGACTTGAACGGTGGTTCTTTAGTTGTTAGCAGCAATGGATTCAATTTACAAGCCAGTAGAAGTGAAGATGCTGGAAGTTTATCTTGCAATGGATGCTTGGACGGGAAGTTGGACAAAATTTCTAGTTCTG TTAGACCAAGATGCATAAAACTGAGGCAAGATTCGAGCGAAGGACTATATTTTGTGGCACTGAAGGGCAGAGGAAATGAAGGCCTGAAATCTGCAAAAATGATGTCATTAAAGGCAATATCAATTCAAGCACTGTCTCCCAAGAAAATATTGATCCTGGACTCTGTTGGTGATTTACATCTGTTGCACATTGCTAACACTGCTAAtggatttgatttttcttgcAACATTCGGCCATTACCTCATCTAATGAAAGCTCAAATGCTGACCAGTTTTCCTGATACAATCATAA ACAAAATACAACTTTCCATGGAAGAAAACGGTGATATAATAAGGAGAGAATGA